A stretch of Spirosoma oryzicola DNA encodes these proteins:
- a CDS encoding bestrophin family protein: MIRYNSKDWFRFLFTFNRADTARKLFPALVGVSVYAFIIVHFIEQLGFSENAHLKNFSLMHTLLSFVISMLLVFRTNSAYDRWWEGRKLWGSLVNNCRNMALKLDQLLETDQTENRLFFKAMISNFAFALKNHLRQNSFEQEFTESSSFPISKLHLDEHVPQQIALAIFGRINELQRKGVLLAEHMLVLNPEVQSLMDICGACERIKNTPIPFSYSSFIKKFIVVYCLSLPLGYVHALHYLVIPLVVFVFYVLASLEIIAEEIENPFGTDDNDLPLETICANIHKTVNQSFDHTTLRAQMAETSEKPRKGFTYEK, translated from the coding sequence ATGATTCGGTATAATTCAAAAGATTGGTTTCGTTTTCTTTTCACCTTCAACCGGGCCGATACCGCCCGTAAGCTGTTTCCGGCTTTGGTTGGTGTGAGCGTTTACGCGTTCATCATCGTTCATTTTATCGAGCAGCTTGGCTTTAGCGAGAACGCGCATTTAAAGAATTTTTCGCTCATGCACACCTTGCTGAGCTTTGTAATTTCGATGCTGCTGGTTTTTCGAACCAACTCGGCTTACGACCGCTGGTGGGAAGGTCGGAAGCTATGGGGGAGCCTGGTCAACAACTGCCGCAACATGGCGCTCAAGCTGGATCAATTGCTGGAAACAGACCAGACCGAAAACCGTCTTTTTTTCAAGGCGATGATTTCCAATTTTGCCTTCGCCCTGAAAAATCACCTGCGCCAGAATTCCTTCGAACAGGAGTTTACCGAAAGTTCATCCTTCCCGATTAGCAAGCTCCACCTGGACGAGCACGTACCCCAGCAGATTGCCCTGGCTATTTTCGGCCGAATCAACGAATTGCAACGGAAGGGTGTCTTGTTAGCGGAACACATGCTGGTGCTCAATCCAGAGGTTCAATCCCTAATGGATATTTGTGGCGCTTGTGAACGGATTAAAAACACACCGATTCCGTTTTCGTACAGTTCTTTTATCAAAAAGTTTATCGTCGTCTACTGCCTGAGCCTACCGCTTGGCTACGTCCACGCGCTGCACTACCTGGTTATTCCGCTAGTGGTGTTCGTTTTTTACGTGTTGGCCAGCCTGGAAATTATTGCCGAAGAAATCGAAAACCCGTTTGGAACCGACGACAACGATTTACCGCTGGAAACCATCTGCGCCAACATCCACAAAACCGTCAACCAATCGTTTGACCATACGACCCTCCGGGCTCAGATGGCGGAGACGAGCGAAAAACCTCGAAAAGGCTTCACCTACGAAAAATAA
- a CDS encoding oxygenase MpaB family protein codes for MSHRNRPSTEYSHPYESGTFFVQSDSIVRRIWGDADVILLVFAGSAAEFALNRAVDWLFFTGKLPADPIARLFSTVRYAQEIVFAPEQQARQAITRMGAIHGGVERKRGYQIPDWAYRDVLYMLIDYSMRAFETLHRPLTDPEREEVFRTFREVGAGMHVPDLPTTYADWQIDREAHLSRDLVYSEYTDKLFRRYREQLGGWRYDLLRQAQAVLVPEQVRSELKLPQKPWLGYSIGLYKVLNAFGLRSVTQQILLPTEYLDQIQSLDVHK; via the coding sequence ATGAGCCACAGAAACCGGCCTTCCACCGAATACTCACACCCCTACGAGTCGGGTACTTTTTTTGTTCAATCCGATTCCATCGTGCGCCGGATTTGGGGCGACGCTGACGTTATCCTGCTTGTCTTTGCCGGATCAGCCGCTGAGTTTGCGCTCAACCGAGCCGTAGACTGGCTGTTCTTTACGGGTAAGCTTCCCGCCGACCCTATCGCGCGGCTGTTCTCGACCGTGCGTTACGCGCAGGAAATTGTATTTGCGCCCGAGCAGCAAGCGCGACAGGCCATTACGCGCATGGGCGCTATTCACGGCGGTGTCGAGCGAAAACGAGGGTATCAGATTCCCGACTGGGCTTACCGCGATGTGCTGTACATGCTCATCGATTACTCCATGCGGGCTTTCGAAACGCTCCACCGCCCTCTGACCGACCCCGAACGGGAGGAAGTATTTCGGACGTTCCGGGAAGTGGGTGCGGGTATGCACGTTCCTGATCTACCTACTACCTACGCCGACTGGCAAATCGACCGAGAGGCACACCTCAGCCGCGATCTGGTCTACAGCGAATACACGGATAAACTGTTTCGTCGGTACCGGGAGCAGCTGGGGGGATGGCGGTACGATCTGCTTCGGCAGGCGCAGGCCGTTCTTGTACCCGAACAGGTACGTTCGGAACTAAAGTTGCCCCAGAAGCCGTGGCTCGGTTATTCCATTGGCCTGTACAAAGTACTGAACGCGTTTGGGCTACGATCCGTAACTCAGCAAATCTTACTACCAACCGAGTATCTGGATCAGATCCAAAGCTTAGACGTTCACAAGTAG
- a CDS encoding nuclear transport factor 2 family protein → MIAKKLLFSLLALCLLTTVDSLAQNEDQGVAQAVEKLRKLMIDPDKAGLEAIASDRLSYGHSSGKVEDKAAFVEALTSGASDFKSIELTDQTITVVDNTALVRHKLTGETIDKGNTGQVKIGVLLVWVKQKNDWKLLARQAVKVQ, encoded by the coding sequence ATGATCGCTAAAAAGTTACTTTTCTCTCTCCTCGCGCTGTGTCTGCTAACCACCGTTGACAGCCTTGCTCAAAATGAGGATCAAGGTGTTGCACAGGCCGTCGAAAAACTACGAAAGCTGATGATCGACCCCGACAAAGCGGGGCTTGAAGCGATTGCGTCCGACCGGCTGAGTTACGGCCACTCAAGCGGGAAGGTTGAAGACAAAGCGGCTTTCGTGGAAGCACTGACCAGCGGTGCATCCGATTTCAAAAGCATCGAACTTACCGATCAGACCATTACCGTAGTAGACAATACCGCTTTGGTACGTCATAAGCTGACGGGCGAAACCATTGATAAAGGCAATACGGGGCAAGTCAAAATAGGGGTCCTGCTCGTTTGGGTCAAACAAAAGAATGATTGGAAATTGCTGGCCCGACAAGCCGTAAAAGTTCAGTAG
- a CDS encoding DUF5103 domain-containing protein translates to MTVYQKLFSVLLIGLCCTTVVAQQLQTIDRIYDSKIQTVLLFPQVGTNPNDPALTLNPPVISLDEQVPLQLEFDDLTADYRSFRARLVHCNADWQRSVLNDIEFTYEYNDNPITDYQVSLNTKIPYYHYRFTIPRVKLPGNYVLVVYDERNRNNILFTRRFSTYQNRVTVAASVRFSTDPARQFSDQQIDLALNYKGYQVISPQDDFKVVIRQNYRDDREIRGLRPTNVLAFDQVLEYRLIDLSNTMPGGNEFRFFDTRTVLSRANYIDRIDRNADRNIAYVQVDQPRSRGAYIQSDDFNGLFVIDHRETGNGATNADYIETIFTLRIPEVPNVDVFVNGAFNFWQLNDRNRMSFDSILGAYRASILLKQGVYNYDYIVQTTNPPKVDEAYIEGSYSSTENDYEVFVYHRPPAARADQLIAYQKLGVNKRR, encoded by the coding sequence ATGACTGTTTACCAAAAGCTGTTTTCTGTTTTGCTGATCGGGCTTTGTTGCACGACGGTGGTAGCGCAGCAACTCCAGACCATCGACCGGATTTACGATTCCAAAATTCAAACGGTGTTGCTGTTCCCGCAGGTGGGAACCAATCCCAACGATCCGGCTCTGACGTTGAATCCGCCCGTTATTTCGCTGGATGAGCAAGTACCGCTGCAACTCGAATTTGATGATCTAACGGCCGATTATCGGTCATTCCGCGCCCGGCTTGTTCATTGCAACGCCGATTGGCAACGCTCTGTTCTGAACGACATCGAGTTTACGTACGAATACAACGATAACCCGATTACTGACTATCAGGTATCCCTAAATACGAAAATTCCGTACTATCACTACCGCTTTACGATACCGCGCGTGAAGTTGCCGGGCAATTACGTGCTGGTTGTCTACGACGAGCGCAATCGGAACAACATCCTTTTTACCCGGCGGTTCAGCACTTACCAGAATCGCGTCACGGTAGCGGCCAGTGTTCGTTTCTCGACTGATCCGGCTCGGCAGTTTTCGGATCAGCAAATCGACCTGGCGCTCAACTACAAAGGCTACCAGGTCATTTCTCCACAGGATGATTTTAAAGTCGTTATCCGCCAGAACTACCGCGACGACCGCGAAATTCGGGGCCTTCGTCCGACCAACGTACTCGCGTTTGACCAGGTGCTGGAATACCGGCTGATTGATCTGAGCAACACCATGCCGGGGGGAAATGAATTTCGTTTTTTTGACACGCGAACCGTACTGTCCCGCGCCAATTACATCGACCGTATTGACCGGAACGCCGACCGGAACATCGCTTACGTACAGGTCGATCAGCCACGCAGCCGGGGTGCTTACATCCAGAGCGACGATTTCAACGGCTTGTTTGTAATCGATCACCGCGAAACGGGCAACGGAGCCACGAATGCCGATTACATTGAAACAATCTTTACGCTGCGTATACCCGAAGTGCCCAATGTGGATGTGTTTGTCAATGGAGCCTTTAACTTCTGGCAGTTGAACGACCGAAATCGCATGTCGTTTGATTCGATTCTGGGCGCTTACCGGGCTTCTATCTTGCTCAAGCAAGGCGTGTACAACTACGATTACATAGTTCAGACCACAAATCCGCCGAAGGTCGATGAAGCTTACATCGAGGGTAGTTACTCCTCGACTGAAAACGACTACGAAGTTTTCGTGTATCACCGCCCACCAGCCGCCCGCGCCGACCAACTCATTGCTTACCAGAAATTAGGCGTAAACAAACGTCGGTAA
- a CDS encoding SGNH/GDSL hydrolase family protein, which translates to MTRKLLFLSLLLWCQQLLVRAQATTDYTWWNPAQSQFPTVEGQAWPKDVQSLYDRLPAQAEKKVRNIVWNLSHNAAGLLIRFKASTDQLVVRYAVTGAHALPHMPATGVSGVDLYALTSDGDWRWCTGKYAFKDTIEYRFANLEPNDSYHQKGREYRLYLPLYNSVKWLEIGVPKGASFTPLPTRVEKPIVVYGTSIAQGACASRPGMAWPAILGRKLDRPVINLGFSGNGRLEKEIVQLLPDIDAKLYVLDCLPNLVATVGISPDEIKTRIMESVKTLRQKRPAVPVLLVEHAGYTDGSLNPSRRKLYTDVNETMRQAFSQLQSEGVDQIYLLPNTTFHLDMDDTVDGTHPTDLGMQHYADAYEKSIRPILNEPIGSYSTTKPCTQFRDAAIYDWETRHRDMIALTKVKPPRIVFMGNSITHFWGGQPQAPISRGSDSWNAVLEPLGTQNFGYGWDRIENVLWRVYHDELDGYAAAQVVLMIGTNNLQLNTDTELIEGLKFLVNAIKVRQPNAAILLLGILPRREGEPRIRELNKSIAQASAQLNVTFADPGTVFLTSDGKIDESLFTDGLHPNAIGYQKLVSKLAPYLKPIDQSRKLKR; encoded by the coding sequence ATGACTCGAAAACTACTTTTTCTTTCCCTGCTGCTTTGGTGTCAGCAGTTGCTGGTACGTGCCCAAGCCACGACAGATTACACTTGGTGGAATCCAGCGCAGAGCCAATTCCCTACCGTTGAAGGACAAGCCTGGCCCAAGGACGTGCAGAGTCTATACGACCGGCTCCCAGCGCAGGCTGAAAAGAAGGTTAGAAATATCGTCTGGAATTTGTCGCACAATGCTGCTGGTTTATTGATCCGGTTCAAGGCCAGCACCGATCAGCTAGTGGTCCGGTACGCGGTAACGGGTGCGCACGCCCTGCCCCATATGCCCGCCACCGGCGTTAGCGGGGTGGATTTGTATGCGCTGACCAGCGATGGCGATTGGCGCTGGTGCACCGGCAAATACGCGTTTAAAGACACGATTGAATACCGGTTTGCCAATCTGGAGCCAAACGATTCCTACCACCAGAAAGGCCGCGAATATCGGTTGTATTTGCCGTTGTACAATTCCGTCAAATGGCTGGAGATTGGTGTTCCAAAAGGCGCTTCGTTTACGCCCTTGCCCACCCGCGTTGAAAAACCCATCGTCGTCTACGGTACATCGATTGCGCAGGGAGCTTGTGCGTCGCGGCCCGGTATGGCCTGGCCCGCCATCCTGGGCCGTAAACTCGACCGTCCAGTGATCAACTTAGGCTTCTCGGGTAATGGCCGACTGGAAAAAGAAATCGTGCAGTTGCTTCCCGACATCGACGCCAAGCTTTACGTTCTGGATTGTCTGCCTAATCTGGTCGCTACCGTTGGCATTAGCCCGGACGAAATAAAAACCCGCATTATGGAGTCCGTCAAGACCTTACGGCAAAAACGTCCCGCCGTTCCGGTGTTGTTGGTCGAACACGCGGGTTATACCGATGGCAGCCTCAACCCCTCCCGACGAAAGCTGTACACCGATGTGAATGAAACCATGCGGCAGGCTTTCAGCCAGTTGCAGAGCGAGGGCGTCGATCAGATTTATCTGCTGCCTAATACGACTTTTCATCTGGACATGGACGACACCGTAGACGGTACCCACCCCACCGACTTGGGTATGCAACACTACGCCGATGCGTACGAAAAAAGCATTCGCCCTATTCTGAACGAACCCATCGGATCGTATTCGACAACCAAGCCTTGCACGCAATTTCGGGATGCCGCCATTTATGATTGGGAAACCCGCCACCGCGATATGATTGCGCTGACCAAAGTGAAGCCTCCCCGCATCGTTTTCATGGGCAACTCCATTACGCACTTTTGGGGTGGTCAGCCGCAAGCGCCCATCAGCCGGGGCAGCGACTCCTGGAATGCCGTACTCGAACCGCTGGGTACGCAGAATTTTGGCTACGGCTGGGACCGGATCGAGAATGTACTCTGGCGCGTTTACCACGACGAACTTGATGGGTACGCAGCCGCGCAGGTTGTTCTTATGATCGGTACCAACAATCTGCAACTAAACACCGATACCGAACTCATCGAAGGACTAAAGTTTCTGGTCAATGCTATCAAAGTCCGTCAACCGAATGCCGCCATTCTGCTGCTGGGTATCCTCCCCCGTCGTGAAGGAGAGCCGCGCATTCGGGAGCTTAACAAAAGTATTGCTCAGGCATCGGCACAATTAAACGTAACCTTCGCTGACCCGGGAACCGTTTTTCTGACTAGTGACGGCAAAATTGATGAGTCGTTGTTCACCGACGGATTGCATCCCAACGCCATCGGTTACCAGAAACTAGTCAGTAAACTGGCCCCCTACCTGAAACCCATTGACCAAAGCCGCAAGCTAAAGCGGTAG
- a CDS encoding L-serine ammonia-lyase — MATTPITTSVFDLFKVGPGPSSSHTIGPMKAAFDFRQRIASLPADSQTQSDSIHVLLYGSLSATGKGHGTDRAVVAGLLGWQPETTDPTALLSLLRDPSVSYPISVGTQPIKIGPQHIHFERKRYDSPYANTMVLQLRAGEQVLQQEEYYSVGGGFIIRKGEPEVPADKLSVPYPYSTMGELKAQLDKHNISLDELMLTNESALTGRSRAEINQRIDQILDFMHKAVRRGLRHKGTLPGSIKLTRKAPILFQQAKGMSHSSDSFLIFLNAYCLAASEENAAGGIVVTAPTSGASGVIPGLTFLAKHHFHYDKATLRSGMLAAAAIGFLVKHNASISGAEMGCMGEIGTASAMGAAFLTRCAQTNGPIGAIEAAAEIAIEHHLGMTCDPIGGYVQIPCIERNAMGAVKAYNAFLLATSGAASFQKISLDAVVKVMKATGRDMSTKYKETSEAGLALSATEC, encoded by the coding sequence ATGGCTACTACGCCAATTACGACATCTGTTTTTGATTTATTCAAAGTAGGGCCTGGACCATCGAGTTCGCATACCATCGGTCCTATGAAGGCCGCATTCGACTTTCGCCAGCGTATAGCCAGCTTACCAGCCGATAGCCAGACGCAAAGCGATTCGATTCACGTTCTTTTGTACGGATCGCTCAGCGCTACCGGCAAAGGACACGGAACCGATCGCGCTGTAGTCGCCGGATTACTCGGCTGGCAACCCGAAACGACTGACCCTACGGCGCTGCTCAGTCTGCTCCGTGACCCGAGCGTCTCCTATCCCATTTCGGTAGGCACTCAACCAATTAAAATAGGCCCACAGCATATTCACTTTGAGCGGAAGCGATACGATTCGCCGTATGCCAATACGATGGTGCTTCAGCTACGAGCGGGCGAACAGGTGTTGCAGCAGGAAGAATACTATTCTGTTGGGGGTGGCTTTATCATCCGCAAAGGCGAACCGGAAGTTCCCGCTGACAAGCTGTCGGTGCCGTATCCCTATAGCACGATGGGCGAGCTGAAAGCGCAGTTGGACAAACATAATATTTCGCTCGATGAACTGATGCTGACAAACGAATCGGCTCTAACGGGTCGCAGCCGGGCGGAGATCAATCAGCGGATCGACCAGATTCTGGACTTCATGCACAAAGCCGTCCGGCGTGGGCTGCGCCATAAAGGTACACTCCCCGGTTCGATCAAACTGACGCGCAAAGCGCCCATTCTGTTTCAGCAGGCAAAGGGCATGAGCCATTCATCAGATAGCTTTTTGATTTTCCTCAATGCCTACTGCCTGGCCGCTTCGGAGGAAAATGCCGCTGGTGGTATCGTCGTAACGGCCCCAACATCGGGCGCGTCGGGGGTTATTCCGGGGCTAACGTTCCTGGCCAAGCACCATTTCCACTACGACAAAGCGACACTTCGCTCCGGAATGCTCGCAGCGGCAGCGATTGGTTTTCTGGTCAAACACAATGCCAGTATTTCCGGGGCCGAGATGGGCTGTATGGGCGAAATTGGAACGGCCTCCGCGATGGGTGCCGCTTTCCTGACGCGCTGTGCGCAAACCAACGGTCCGATTGGCGCCATTGAAGCAGCCGCTGAAATAGCCATCGAGCATCATCTGGGCATGACCTGCGATCCGATTGGCGGTTACGTTCAGATTCCGTGTATCGAGCGAAACGCGATGGGAGCGGTCAAAGCGTACAACGCCTTTCTGCTGGCTACATCCGGGGCCGCTTCTTTCCAGAAGATTTCACTCGACGCGGTCGTCAAGGTAATGAAAGCAACCGGACGCGATATGTCCACCAAATACAAAGAGACTTCCGAAGCGGGTCTGGCACTCAGCGCCACCGAATGCTGA